The Scleropages formosus chromosome 15, fSclFor1.1, whole genome shotgun sequence genomic sequence TTcataggaaaaacaaacatttggcaTGAGGAATCATAAGGATTTGCTCTCTGAAAATATTAAGCCAATCCCCAGAGTATTTTCATACAGATTAAGACACAGAGATCTATTGTCAAACTCACTCAGACCTGAAGACCCCTGAGACCTTCTGTTCCATATGATATGGAATCAGTTTGTGCGGTGAGTTGACAGAGCTGGGGAGCAGAATTACAAGAAAAAAGCTTGAACAAAAATTTCAGTATAGGCACAAAATACTCATtgtattgattaaaaaatattcagcaacAACCGATTAAAATAACAGCCGTCGGTGGTACATACTACAgatctgtatatttatttagatCTGTGGGTTGCAGTCATCTCTGCTTCATTGTTATCATGAACATGGAAAAGCGGTCACTCTTCGTTTCACCCTCACTTCTCCTCATCTATAGCTTTTGCAGTAGCCAATGATCGAAAACAGTGTGAAGCACCTAAACCCGTCTAAACAGAGTCATACAACAGTGTCTATAAAAGTAactaaaatgtttctgtaagtgtttctgtttaataactttttttaacaatttgtttaatgaagaaaaaggcTTTATGCAGTTATTTTTGCGATGTACACTGGTCTGTACTGTAGTATGGGTCAAAATCACTGTAGGCTACTCaggaatcacgcatctgcatccaaaGTCTCCTtttctgatgtaatgcactttttgtactttttctctgagatatcaatcgctttggagaacagcgtctgctaaaggaataaatgtaaatgtaattaaaatgtttctgcagatttttagGTGTTGTATAGATGTTAGCGGTATTAGCAAAATTATGGGGAGTGAACTTTGTGCAAAACCCCAGCAGCATCAAGGGCATGGCGCTAGTCTGTGATTAGTGTAGGAACTACTTTTTCCTTCACAAATCTCCATTCAGAAGTTGTATTTTGAACCCCTAAACCCATCAATGTGTCCTCTGTGATTTCAGGCCTCGAATGAAACCTCTCTGGTCTTCCAGTTCCTACTGCCTGCAATGTGCTGCCATAATGTATGTGCAGCTCAAAAATCTGatcatataaaatgtttttaaacatttatggtttttctgtatattaaatgtttatgaTTTAAGAAGTTCAGTCAACATTAACAAGAGTTTCAGTTATAGAACAATTATTTCTGATGGGAGAAACATCCCCGCTACACCTCCTTTCAGTGTAACACAGTCTTAGGTCTGaaattttgtgaattttttttctttcaactttcaGTGGAGGGGGTGTGTTTGTGAGAACAACATAACTACAACTCCATCACTTAGTTCCCCACTCTgaaacaaatatgtttttatcAGGTGAGGGCTGACAGAGGGGGTCTTCCGGTGTGTTCGACTTCCGGTGTCCGGATGCTGATATTTCGCTTCCACTCGGCAGGTGGCGCTGTTCACATAGTTTAGAAACATCAAAATAGCACTGTCAAGTTCCAGGCAGCCGCAGTTCTGTAGTATATAGAATAAATCTgtgtataatattaaaatatattgacagacaaaaaagtaaaatgcttaACCTAGCCCTACTGAAAACAGAATTGTATGTTAAAACTTTACAAGATATACAGAATAAGAAAGCAAGACGCGCTGAGTCATTTGAATCATAATTTGTGGAATGTGGTTGTAAAccctgacaaaaaaaatgtagagatTTGTACGTTTGTTTACAACATTGTTCATTATTGTTGTAACCGTGTATGTTTGTTCCGAcgctgaaataaaaaagtaatgttactgtacaaatgttttgtttcgCGCATGGTAAAAAAGTTCTACGTGTTTGTATTTCTACAGTTTAGcccaaaaaaactttttttgttttttaatattttcatggtTTCATTACTACTCAGATCTAAGCGCCGCAGAGTGCAAAGCGTCGCCTACAGGCGTCCTCGTAACCCTCCATGACCGGATGTTAGGGTCAAAGGTGAAAGATCAATGAGGGTTCCACTTCCGTTCCTCCATGAGTGCACAGTCAAGATGACTACACTGAGGGCTTTCACCTGCGACGATCTCTTCAAATTCAACAACATGTAAGTTCGGCGCTTCGATTCCCGTTTCAGTAGCGAACGGACTTTGTTGTGATGCTGATGCTAATCGGCTAATGTCGCCCTGGTTTTAGTACTTAGCAGCCTTAGCCAGGAAGCTTAACTTAGCAACCGGAAGCTAGGTGAACTAAagagattgaacttcctcagaaATGTCagataattttaataaaaagtgagCTGAGTACAAACAAGCAGTCTATTTATGCACTCGTTCGGGAAATACAACTACATAAAATGCCTAGTTTGGTGGATTTGTCTCCTAATTCCGCAGAGTCAGACCTGTCTCTGTCATAGACTCTGTGTCTCTGCAGTCGTCGGCTGTAGTTATGcaacatcatgatcatcatctgCTGGGGTTGCTGCGGGTTCAGTTTTTTAGTctcattttccttctctttttggCAGTAATCTGGACCCCCTGACAGAAACAGTATCCTTTCAGTGACACCTGCTCGTGTCTCCTGCACCAGGCCGGACTCTTTAAAAACACacgtgaaacacacacacagtgagtgacctCTAGGCCTCCATCCTGCCCTGCTGGGCCTTGGTCTCACGTTGAGATGCAGAACAAGCCTAATAGTGCAACAGTGAGACTGCATTGATGCTCTGTAGGTTCTCTGGCTTTCCCTGTGTTTATTGCGAATGGAGGAAAGTGGCTCGGTGATGAAGACGGTAGTGAAGATGAGTAGAAATGTGATGGAGAAACGCTGCGCCCTGTTGGCCCTTCACTGCTCTCCCCCAGTATGGCATCCCGTTCTACCTGCAGTACCTTGCACACTGGCCCGAGTACTTCATCGTCGCCGAGGCACCGGGAGGGGAACTCATGGGTTACAGTAAGTCTGTTTTATGTTGTTTCACTGACATCTGTGTTcatattagtgtgtgtgtgtgaggtacgCAAAGTCCACCGGACTGCGTATAGCAACAGTATACAAGAGTGCGTCCTTTGCGGGGCAGATGTACACATTTAGTTTATTTGACATTGTTGGAGAAATCAAGTTCAGTCAGTGAGTCAGTGGACTCTTCGCCCTTTTGCCATCCGGCAGAAGgaacaggagcatccgtgccaccggCAGCAGACTCCGTagcagtttcttccctgaggcagtcagattactcaacaccctgctgcctcccaacactcacctggcacagACAAATAGcgaacccagcatgactccataaaCTACAGACTGCCTTCAGaacagcccttttttttttgtcttgtcctgtgtatttattgtcctgtactcctgttctgttctgaaacaacatttcattccactgtatacaagctatatagaggaatgacaataaaaacccacttgacttatctgacactttggTTCATGGTCCTCTGAAACTTGATGACCTAGAATTATGTCACACATAGTTACAGCACAGTAATACTTTTTATTCCCTATCTTAACCATCTTTAGTCATTTTCAAAGCATGGCTACACTTCGTAGATCCTCTGAGTTCTGTTGGACACAGGCTGGGAGTCCCTGGTGTACGAGTTTGATACTGAAGCGCCGCAGTACATCTCCTAATGGAAATTCTTCTAGTCCCAGTAAGGACTGGGAATTTCAGGCCAGGTCATGTGCTTCTATGCAAGCGTGTGTGTTAGTGGTATTCCTCGGGGAGGTGTGTGGCTCGTCAGAACCACATTCCCACTGGCTACGTGCTCTCCCTGCAGTCATGGGGAAGGCAGAGGGCTCAGTGGCCCGGGAGGAGTGGCACGGCCACGTCACTGCCCTGTCGGTGGCCCCCGAGTTCAGGCGTCTGGGCCTGGCAGCTAAACtgatggagctgctggaggagatcTCTGAAAGGTGAGCTgcgcattattattattattacactgctTTTCTCATTCCCTGTAAAAGCTTTATAGTTTTTAaacttatattttttaatatacgTTTAGATTTTTGAGTTTAGTTATTATTGTCTATGCAGTAGACTGCTCTGCAGATTTAAATTAAGCTGAATTCTGGTTGCAGTCCAACTGCAGTATCGCTATTCAGAACATACTTACTTACTCTGTAGTCACTTCATAGTTTACAGTTTCTTCCTGATCCATTTTTGCATAGTTGTTTGTGTCTTCTTAACCACGATGGTATCTCCTGCTGCTGCCCCGTTCCCTCATGACGTTGCTTTTCCTTATGGTGTCTCCTCTTCAGGAAGGGAGGCTTCTTTGTGGATCTCTTTGTACGAGTCTCCAACCAGGTCGCTGTGAACATGTACAAGCAGCTGGGCTACAGCGTCTACCGCACAGTCATCGAGTACTACTCGGCGAGCAACGGAGAGCCCGATGAGGATGCCTACGGTGAGCAGGACCTGCAGATTTTCCCTCCTCATTTTCAGACACTGTTTCTGGCAGTAGTTTAGggtgttttccatttttctgtcCCATGTTTGACCCCTGTTTCCGATTTATTGTATGATGTAATCACATTGCTCGCAGACAGGGTGCTTATCTCTACAACACAAATCATGGTTTTGATGTGGTCTTTTAATGTGATCACTGTCTGCATGTTGACTTTGTGTACATCTCTGCAGATATGAGGAAAGCCTTGTCCAGAGACACGGAAAAGAAGTCTATCATCCCACTACCTCACCCAGTCAGACCAGAGGACATCGAATAACCCAACGCTGTGACTCCCTTTCAGTTAGCATCATATTGTCCCCTTATTAAACAACATAAATCTGTAAATACACTGAGCAAAGAACCTTCTTTACTAGCCCCATAaatcaattttttaatttatttatttgagttCAGAGGAGATGTACTGATTGATGGTAAATTGTTTTGCAGTGTGAAAACGTGGTTGTCTCTGCGTATTTTGTATGCTACTCTGCTGctaagagattttttttttttttttaaagaaaaaaacaggaaacaaggTATTATCAGTCGACATGTAAACTGCATTTGCTTTAGCAACAGTGAAAGAGAGTCACAGCTTtaccattttatattttgtggatttttttaaaggtgaaatacatatatacttaTCATGTGGTgtacaaaatcaataaaatatagAATCATTTGTGTCTTaatgtgttttgtaattttttttaaaaatatagaatcAGCATTTAACAAtgtatgttaaaaatgttgaacttttttctacattttcagaGTTATGTATGAATTAAGGTCAGTTTTGTACTGGAATAAGCCGCTGTGTACTCATACCCAGGATATCACCTACAGGGTGAGTTCGCTAAGAACACAAAACTCGAGTGGAAAAGGACACTGGGCGGATTCTTCCTGGTCAATTATCTGTGCCCCAGTGTGAAGGAGTTACTGTATCAAAAAGCACGAGCAAAGGTCAGATCATCttcaataattatttcataaagtGTAACCAAACAATTAGTTACTACATCTTTATTGATGTCAAGCGTGTTAAAAGTAGCATTAAACTTTTGATGTCACTATATGTTAACGTAACTTTAATGTGCCCATATGGGTGTTAATATATGAAagatttacagtacagtaaacagATCCTGTGGTGGTGGGAGGAGTGGGGGGCTGTCGCTGCACTCCATGCTGAGCCCATCTGTCCCCCACCACGTCTCACAGCTGTCCTGAAATATGGAGCGATGTGGCGGAGTGCCATCAGAGAGCGCTGAACATATGAGCAACGTGCTGGACGTGGTGCTGCCTGGGGGTGTCCTGGGGGGGTTGGTACGTGACAGACAACGCCTGCACCAGTAAGACCAGCGAGTTGGATGCTGGGCTCCCTCTGCTGTACCCTGAATCCCTGGCCTCCTACGCTCTGACTTTGCCGTCTCTATCGGTCCAGCGCACGCTAAGAACGCACTGTGGAGGTACTAGACTGACCTTCCATGTGTCACACAAGATCAAGAGTGAGACTTGTATATTATTCCagcctgaaaaaaattatttttctactGAGCTTTAGATGTTCGCCATCAGTCTTGTGTTGATTGTTGTTGACACTTTAACCGAACTCCACACATCATAGATCATAAAGTAGCGCGAAGGTTATTGTAACCCTAACCCGAAACCTGGAGCCATTGTCTCTGTGGGTCTGAACCGGCAGCCTCTTGCATGGAGAGATGAATGACACCGAACAAGTGGTAAGTCAGTAAGGATGATGCCAGTGATGATGTTTTCATACGAAATAAGGGAACATTTCATTGACGGTGAAAAGAAGACACCAGTCCCTCTTATCCTGACTGCATTATCGTCACATCACGCAGTATCGTCTGCCGGGGAAAATATTAATACGATGACTTCACCCATTCGTGTCTCCTGAAGAATGGAGACCTTCCCCTAGTTCAGCATCGCCGTCACGGGGGCCTTGCGCTTCCCGGGTCCCATGCGTTCCCCCCTGGACCCACCCcctcgggtcctgctctcctgccaCAGTCCGGCGGGGCGATTCGCGAGGAAGCGGGCCGCCGCGGTTCCTCGCACTTCCTCTCGGCTCCTCGTGGTTCCCGGCAGCCTGCCGATTCGCggtggagcagctgcagaggcGGTCGGGCGCCAGCCTGCGCCATGACGTAATGAGACATTTCCTCAGTGCCAAGCAGAGGCCTCTTCCTTCGACTAATTACCTTCTACAAACACGAGATTGAATCTGCGGATATATGAGGCGCAAATAGAATTAGCGCGAGCTAACGGGTAGGGGGGGGTGTGCGGTGGGGGGGGCAGCTCTGCCTGCTACTGCGCTAACTCTGTTAGGGAGATGAATTCTAATGCAATGGAATTGCGCTTATTCATGATTAGCTCGGAGGGGGAAGAAATATCCTCCCAGGGAAAATCCTCGCACACCGAAATCCCGTAAATCCGACCACTTGTTCCTCATCCATTCCCACCGAGATGGTAATGTCATTACCGTGGTAATTATTGTCATTAGGGCCAGCGGCGCCGGCGGCCTGCTGCTTCGCTCGCGTCGTTGGACTGTCTGCCTCCTTCCGTTTCACCCCAAAACTCCGGCTGGTCGGTGTGTTGTTGCCCCCACTCGCACCTTtaacccccaaccccacccccgcAACCCGCCCCAACCCACCCCGACTCTCATTCTTACATTGCACCTGGAATACCTACAGCAAATCCGAGACAtaccgccccccccacccccccacactgCCGGCAGACTGTCTCTTTCCTGGCAGAGAGGCTGGCGCTGGGCAATatctccctccaccccccccccccacgtggCTCAGGTGGGCGTACAGGCAGCTGGCGAGGAGGCCATCGTGAGCCAGGTGCTGCAGATGGGCAAATACCACGGTGTAGAGCAGGCCAAGAGGGCACTCTTAATTAAAGTTTACCGGCAGAACGGGGTCTGCTTTTACAGTAAGTGATTAATTCTAATTTTAACTCCTGTTTGGTTCACGTGCATCTCTGCCAAACACTTTGGAACAGCTTTTTCCACTTTTCGAACGACAATTTCGGAAATTAAGTCCTGACGCTATGTGTCCAAATTCAGATTTATAactatttttttgcatattaattttgtgttctttttaattattacactCAGCATATTTGTATTCAGCTCTTAAAAGCTTGATCTTACAGATATTACACAAAAGGGGAAGAACAGCCAAACACCTTTATGACAAAATGCCATGTGTTTCCACCAGGGGGCGCCGTTGAGCCAACAACTCTAGATGtgacatttaatatttattcaactaacacttttctccaaagtgaataaCAGTCTTAATCCACCTACAATTACTGAGCCatccatacagctgggtaattttggcTAAGTATCTTTAcccaaggatactacagctacaggtgagacctgaacctacaacctttgcatccgaaggcagcagctgtcccTAGCTAAGGTTAAGGGTTAGGTTTTGGGGTAGAAGTCAAGGTCAGGTGAGGACTACAGTTTTGGGTTAAGAGTACAGGTTACATTTACAGCGCCTGGTATTCCCTCCCAGGTGGTCTCCCATCCAAGAAGTAATCAGGACTGACCCTGCCTAGCTTCCGAGATCAGAGATATATGTggcgagtgacccattgtaagtagtgtatctagcagggtaagtcaccttggtgaataaagtgtgtgggctcataacactgcatagagttcgttggaagtcgcaacttccaatgttaagctGCTGACGTgcaattattgatttatttatacagcagagtaattttactgcagcaatttatggtaagtatctCGCTCACCGGCAGTAcggctggagatgagattcgaaCCGGTGACATTTGGATCTAaagttgtaaccactatgctaccaggtgaTCCTAACCCCTAAGATTAAGGGTTAAGGGTTAGATgaggaaggggggtgcggtggcacactGGGCtcggccaggtcccgctctctgacgggtctggggttcgagtcctgcttggcgtgcctcgcgatggactggcgtcccgcccggggtgtgtcccctcctcctccggccttgctccctgtgttgccgggttcggctccggctcgccacgaccctgcttgggacaaacggtttcagacaatgtgtgtgtttgtgtgagttagATGAGGATTAGGAAATAACTGACTTTACAAGAGAAGTAACCAGGCTCTGTAACACAGCTGTTTGGAACCCGTGAATTTTAAGACTCTCCCTCTGCACGTTTCCAATTATTCACGAGGGCATTTTACGCGAGCGGGTCCCGCAGACGGCCTCACCGCGAGCGGAACCAGCGCGACGCCGCGCCCCAAATGTCACGGTAACCGTGTGTTTTATTGGTCCGCGATGCCGCGCGCCCTTTCCCTTTGCAAGCTTATTTTAATGTCACGAGGCCCCAGATGTGCAACGAAACGGGACGACCGGGTTGCGTTTACAGCCTGCGTCTGTGTCCAACAGGTGAGTCCATTCAGGCCACCGCAGTAAATAACAGAGGGTCAGTGATGCTTTACTAGGCGCCGGTGGCATCACTGACCCTAATTCTCCACCCTCTCAGACACGGTCGACCGCCCCgtttcattttaaacacttgcataaaaaaagttatttacaatttatctCACTGACATCACACGCAGTGGATGTGAGTTTCTTCTGGTTGCTGAGCTCAGAAATCGTCTGTTTTGCGTAcgaatatttttgtttctggtttCTTCACCCTTCcacgaaaagaaaaaatgattaaataaataaaaacgatttaaatatttctttctgaTATTTTCTTCAGATCtccttgtgctctggtttcgctCATCCTTTGAACCGGGCCTTAGCGAGAGACTCCGGGGTCTCATGGTGAGGCTTAAATACTGAGGCTCTTTCCAGGACCCAcacctttggggggggggggtcctgcccTTCATCGCTGCACCACCTACTGCTCTCTGCGTTTGCCGCCCACGGTTTGGCTTGCTGGAATGTTCCGCCGCTGTTTTGTAAAAACAGTACCTGTAGTCCAGCTTCGCTGAGGTCAGTTTAATGGCCATAATGAAATCAGTAGGCTGCCGGTTCGGTTGTTTCTTACGAGAGCGGTTTATGAAAAGTCCTCGCCGATGTACCGATTTTTTTCGGAAACGGCGAGAACGACGTGAAGCGTTGCTCTTCGGTCTCACGCGCGCATCCAGAAAGCAGCTTGTGTGGCAAACGAGATCGACGGGCTTGGTGACATCGGAACAAAATGAGCTGAATGGCATTAGAagagtttaatttaattcatcGTTTCATTTGCAATATTGATTCTTGGGGGAGGCCAGCTGCATAGCTAGTTCTCTTAATTGAAAATTACCGTAGCGAGGAAACAACATTTACAATTTGCAGCAAAAGTATCCAGATTTCCATatataaacctttttttaatgctaaaaaacagtgaaaataatatgagaagaagaggaggggagaACAGCTCAGATCCGGAGTGAACGGTTTCTGCTTAtttaatccatccatcaacaaGAGTCAGGGGTCGCAGTGGTGAGGAGCCTATCGTACACGCATAGGGCGGGAGGCAGGGCACACCATGGGCAGGatggcagtccattgcagggcaaacacacacacacatacataacaaGGGCAATACGGAGTGACCGGTTCACTTGAAACCtgtctttaaactgtgggaggaaaccagagcagccagaggctAAACACACACTAGCTCCTGTTAGGCACCGGTGCCACCAGTTTGCCTCTACGCCTCTCCGCGTTCCAGTTATTAATAACGCCCATAAAAAAGCCTGAGTCTTCGGCGCCGATCCGTCCCACTGCGGGTGTGAAGAGGGACGCCGCCGAGGTCACTCCAATCAGACGTCCCCAACGCGGGCCCGCGGAGGAATTCGCGCCCCAGCGGCGGGCGGGCGGCCCGGCCCTCGGCTCGAGGAGCTGATTGCGCCCCGGACCCGCTTTGTTCCCGCCGCGCGTGCTGCTATTTTCATCAAACGTGCATTTTGGAGCCAATCCCCCTAATGACTAGCGCTCGAGGACTAATtggggtgtgcgtgtgtgcgtgcgtgcgtgcccaGGGAGGTTACCAGTGAACCGCGGCAGCTGCAGGGGTGAAGTATGTTTATGGGATATTGATGAAATTTACCAACATCTTCTGCTTGTTACCCTGTGCGCAGAGCTTTCTGTGGAAACTCGGGGGGGAATTAAACGGGGATGGAGGGAACAGGGAGCTCCGCTTCCCGCTTCTGCAGCTCGGAGCGAAGCGAAGCGTCACGTCGGTCATGTTGAAGAGCACATACGTGTTTGTGAAACCAGGAGACGCGTTCAGCTCACGGTAGGGATCGAGTTCAGGTTCGGGTGCTCGAGGCCCCCCCCTGCCGTAcggcacagtaaaacacacgcAAGCTTGCTGAAACGTATCGTTCATAACGGGACGGGCGCGTTTGGCCCggatgccttcatcagcgtTCCTCGCGGTCTCTCCCACGGTCGGAGAACAGGGGTCACGGTCACAGTCGCCTCACAGTTGTGGATGGAGTCGAAAAACACCCAAGGGGAAGTGAAGTGTGtaagtctgtctgtctctcgctctgtgtgtgtgtgtgtgtgtgtaggggccCATTACATCCCATGTTGCACCTGGTCCAGCTGTTGCTCACACTcgctgtggggggtgggggggtcacctCTCACAGAGGACGAACAGAAACCCCTCCGTTCCAACAGCCTCCCACTTTTCCACACCTGACCGCCACCATCAgattgctcacacacacacacacacacacacacagtgtctgaaaccgctcgtcccaagcggggtcgcggcgaaccggagcctaacccggtaacacagggcggaaggctggagagggtggggacacacccagatg encodes the following:
- the naa20 gene encoding N-alpha-acetyltransferase 20 gives rise to the protein MRVPLPFLHECTVKMTTLRAFTCDDLFKFNNINLDPLTETYGIPFYLQYLAHWPEYFIVAEAPGGELMGYIMGKAEGSVAREEWHGHVTALSVAPEFRRLGLAAKLMELLEEISERKGGFFVDLFVRVSNQVAVNMYKQLGYSVYRTVIEYYSASNGEPDEDAYDMRKALSRDTEKKSIIPLPHPVRPEDIE